One part of the Chrysemys picta bellii isolate R12L10 chromosome 14, ASM1138683v2, whole genome shotgun sequence genome encodes these proteins:
- the CDH5 gene encoding cadherin-5 isoform X1: MKKLILLFSLILAPASVYTEDVKTKLNLSPSNNSHKRFKREWIWNQMHIMEEINSPLPHHVGKITSSSRNKNAIYVLEGEYANTIFKVREDTGDVYAFERLDREKKSEYELTALFIDRTTNKSLEPPSRFIIKVYDVNDNVPVFVQKVFNGSVPEMSPVGTSVTKVTAVDADDPTLAGHATVIYQVIQGERYFTVDQSGVISTATADLDRESQSTYEIVVKAKDSPGLHGGDSSTATVIITLSDINDNFPRFKQQSFHFKVPENVRVGSDVGRLKVEDIDEPQNRNTKYNFVRGDYRDTFEIIPNAFTNEGIIKPKKPLDYETIKEYKFDIEATDPTVNMRFFKPGEQKSIATVTIEVVDVDEPPIFSKPSYVYEVKENYLTKNPLGTVLAVDPDAAKRKIRYTLRRSSPSGDYVKVSNSGAIFISKHLDREASAWHNLTVAAQEIMADNRLSDIESHTQVFIQVLDENDNAPEFAYPYEPKVCENAAPGKVIIRISATDKDEMLPGVNFKYSLTTEDSNFTLVDNHDNTANVTVKYGQFNRELVKIHYLPVIISDNGTPELSSTNTLSISVCKCDEKGEFTFCEEAAKQVGVSIQALVAIFICILTILVITLLIILRKRHKKELTVLRKSVAEIHEQLVTYDEEGGGEMDTTSYDVSVLNSVRKNGMNLEPGPCLYAQVRKPTGKGNSGTGEMEIMIEVKKDEADNDGDLLPYDTLHIYGYEGAESIAESLSSLESGSSDSDIDYDFLNDWGPRFKMLAELYGLEPNEDFVY; the protein is encoded by the exons ATCACATCAAGTTCAAGGAATAAAAATGCTATATATGTTCTTGAGGGGGAATATGCCAACACCATCTTTAAAGTCCGTGAAGACACCGGAGATGTGTATGCATTTGAGAGGCTGGACCGAGAAAAGAAATCAGAGTATGAGCTGACAGCTCTCTTTATTGACAGAACAACCAACAAATCACTGGAGCCACCATCCAGATTTATCATCAAAGTCTATGATGTTAATGATAATGTTCCTGTGTTTGTACAAAAAGTGTTCAATGGTTCTGTCCCAGAAATGTCACCAGTAG GAACTTCAGTCACCAAAGTGACAGCAGTGGATGCTGATGACCCAACGCTTGCAGGTCATGCCACAGTCATATACCAAGTTATTCAAGGAGAGCGCTATTTCACAGTTGATCAATCTG gaGTGATTTCTACAGCCACAGCTGATTTAGACAGAGAGAGTCAGTCTACATATGAAATTGTGGTTAAAGCAAAAGATTCTCCAGGGCTTCACGGTGGGGATTCAAGCACTGCTACAGTCATCATTACTTTGTCTGACATCAATGACAACTTCCCAAGATTTAAACAGC aatcaTTCCACTTTAAAGTCCCTGAAAACGTTCGAGTAGGAAGTGACGTCGGCAGATTGAAAGTAGAAGACATTGATGAACCACAAAACAGAAACACAAAGTACAATTTTGTCAGAGGAGACTATAGAGATACCTTTGAAATTATACCAAATGCATTCACCAATGAAGGAATAATTAAGCCAAAGAAG CCATTGGACTATGAAACAATAAAAGAGTACAAGTTTGACATTGAAGCAACTGATCCAACAGTTAATATGCGTTTCTTCAAGCCCGGTGAGCAAAAGAGCATTGCGACCGTTACCATTGAAGTTGTTGATGTTGACGAGCCTCCCATCTTCTCTAAACCATCCTATGTTTATGAAGTAAAAGAAAACTACCTCACAAAAAACCCACTTGGCACAGTTTTGGCAGTAGATCCTGATGCAGCAAAACGGAAAATTAG aTATACCCTCCGAAGATCCAGCCCTAGTGGGGACTATGTCAAAGTATCCAATAGTGGAGCTATCTTCATCTCAAAGCATCTGGACAGAGAAGCCAGCGCCTGGCATAACCTAACCGTGGCAGCCCAAGAAATCATGGCAGACA ATAGACTGTCTGACATAGAATCACATACACAAGTTTTTATCCAGGTTCTTGATGAAAATGACAACGCTCCAGAATTTGCTTATCCTTATGAGCCCAAAGTGTGTGAAAATGCTGCACCGGGAAAG GTAATAATCAGGATTTCAGCTACTGACAAGGATGAAATGTTGCCTGGCGTTAACTTCAAATATTCCCTGACCACGGAAGATAGCAACTTCACATTGGTTGACAATCACG ATAACACAGCTAATGTCACCGTCAAATATGGACAGTTTAATCGTGAGCTGGTGAAAATCCACTACCTACCTGTCATCATCTCAGACAATGGCACGCCAGAGCTAAGCAGCACAAACACACTTTCTATCAGTGTCTGCAAGTGTGATGAGAAAGGAGAATTCACTTTTTGCGAAGAAGCAGCTAAGCAAGTTGGAGTTAGCATTCAGGCACTGGTGGCAATTTTTATCTGCATCctcacaatccttg TAATCACGTTGCTGATCATTCTGAGAAAGAGGCACAAGAAAGAGCTGACTGTACTCAGGAAGAGTGTGGCAGAGATTCATGAGCAGCTTGTTACCTATGATGAAGAAGGTGGTGGTGAAATGGACACCACCAGCTACGATGTGTCTGTGCTCAACTCTGTCCGCAAGaatggcatgaacctggagccTGGGCCCTGCCTGTATGCACAGGTCCGGAAgccaacaggaaaaggaaattctgGCACAGGGGAAATGGAAATTATGATTGAGGTGAAGAAGGATGAAGCTGATAATGATGGGGATTTGCTGCCATATGACACTCTTCACATTTATGGCTATGAAGGTGCTGAGTCCATTGCAGAATCTCTTAGTTCTTTGGAGTCAGGATCCTCTGATTCAGATATCGACTATGACTTTCTAAATGACTGGGGTCCCAGATTTAAAATGTTAGCTGAGCTTTACGGATTGGAGCCAAATGAAGACTTTGTCTATTAA
- the CDH5 gene encoding cadherin-5 isoform X2 has product MSPVGTSVTKVTAVDADDPTLAGHATVIYQVIQGERYFTVDQSGVISTATADLDRESQSTYEIVVKAKDSPGLHGGDSSTATVIITLSDINDNFPRFKQQSFHFKVPENVRVGSDVGRLKVEDIDEPQNRNTKYNFVRGDYRDTFEIIPNAFTNEGIIKPKKPLDYETIKEYKFDIEATDPTVNMRFFKPGEQKSIATVTIEVVDVDEPPIFSKPSYVYEVKENYLTKNPLGTVLAVDPDAAKRKIRYTLRRSSPSGDYVKVSNSGAIFISKHLDREASAWHNLTVAAQEIMADNRLSDIESHTQVFIQVLDENDNAPEFAYPYEPKVCENAAPGKVIIRISATDKDEMLPGVNFKYSLTTEDSNFTLVDNHDNTANVTVKYGQFNRELVKIHYLPVIISDNGTPELSSTNTLSISVCKCDEKGEFTFCEEAAKQVGVSIQALVAIFICILTILVITLLIILRKRHKKELTVLRKSVAEIHEQLVTYDEEGGGEMDTTSYDVSVLNSVRKNGMNLEPGPCLYAQVRKPTGKGNSGTGEMEIMIEVKKDEADNDGDLLPYDTLHIYGYEGAESIAESLSSLESGSSDSDIDYDFLNDWGPRFKMLAELYGLEPNEDFVY; this is encoded by the exons ATGTCACCAGTAG GAACTTCAGTCACCAAAGTGACAGCAGTGGATGCTGATGACCCAACGCTTGCAGGTCATGCCACAGTCATATACCAAGTTATTCAAGGAGAGCGCTATTTCACAGTTGATCAATCTG gaGTGATTTCTACAGCCACAGCTGATTTAGACAGAGAGAGTCAGTCTACATATGAAATTGTGGTTAAAGCAAAAGATTCTCCAGGGCTTCACGGTGGGGATTCAAGCACTGCTACAGTCATCATTACTTTGTCTGACATCAATGACAACTTCCCAAGATTTAAACAGC aatcaTTCCACTTTAAAGTCCCTGAAAACGTTCGAGTAGGAAGTGACGTCGGCAGATTGAAAGTAGAAGACATTGATGAACCACAAAACAGAAACACAAAGTACAATTTTGTCAGAGGAGACTATAGAGATACCTTTGAAATTATACCAAATGCATTCACCAATGAAGGAATAATTAAGCCAAAGAAG CCATTGGACTATGAAACAATAAAAGAGTACAAGTTTGACATTGAAGCAACTGATCCAACAGTTAATATGCGTTTCTTCAAGCCCGGTGAGCAAAAGAGCATTGCGACCGTTACCATTGAAGTTGTTGATGTTGACGAGCCTCCCATCTTCTCTAAACCATCCTATGTTTATGAAGTAAAAGAAAACTACCTCACAAAAAACCCACTTGGCACAGTTTTGGCAGTAGATCCTGATGCAGCAAAACGGAAAATTAG aTATACCCTCCGAAGATCCAGCCCTAGTGGGGACTATGTCAAAGTATCCAATAGTGGAGCTATCTTCATCTCAAAGCATCTGGACAGAGAAGCCAGCGCCTGGCATAACCTAACCGTGGCAGCCCAAGAAATCATGGCAGACA ATAGACTGTCTGACATAGAATCACATACACAAGTTTTTATCCAGGTTCTTGATGAAAATGACAACGCTCCAGAATTTGCTTATCCTTATGAGCCCAAAGTGTGTGAAAATGCTGCACCGGGAAAG GTAATAATCAGGATTTCAGCTACTGACAAGGATGAAATGTTGCCTGGCGTTAACTTCAAATATTCCCTGACCACGGAAGATAGCAACTTCACATTGGTTGACAATCACG ATAACACAGCTAATGTCACCGTCAAATATGGACAGTTTAATCGTGAGCTGGTGAAAATCCACTACCTACCTGTCATCATCTCAGACAATGGCACGCCAGAGCTAAGCAGCACAAACACACTTTCTATCAGTGTCTGCAAGTGTGATGAGAAAGGAGAATTCACTTTTTGCGAAGAAGCAGCTAAGCAAGTTGGAGTTAGCATTCAGGCACTGGTGGCAATTTTTATCTGCATCctcacaatccttg TAATCACGTTGCTGATCATTCTGAGAAAGAGGCACAAGAAAGAGCTGACTGTACTCAGGAAGAGTGTGGCAGAGATTCATGAGCAGCTTGTTACCTATGATGAAGAAGGTGGTGGTGAAATGGACACCACCAGCTACGATGTGTCTGTGCTCAACTCTGTCCGCAAGaatggcatgaacctggagccTGGGCCCTGCCTGTATGCACAGGTCCGGAAgccaacaggaaaaggaaattctgGCACAGGGGAAATGGAAATTATGATTGAGGTGAAGAAGGATGAAGCTGATAATGATGGGGATTTGCTGCCATATGACACTCTTCACATTTATGGCTATGAAGGTGCTGAGTCCATTGCAGAATCTCTTAGTTCTTTGGAGTCAGGATCCTCTGATTCAGATATCGACTATGACTTTCTAAATGACTGGGGTCCCAGATTTAAAATGTTAGCTGAGCTTTACGGATTGGAGCCAAATGAAGACTTTGTCTATTAA